The genomic region GTGGCGCGACCTGATCCGTACCCTGTCCCATACGAGTGGTATCTCCTTCGCTGGCCGACTAGTCGGCGTACCCGTACTGCTTGGCGTAATGGGCGTATGCAGAGTCGCCATGCAGCAGATCCTGATAGGCGGACTCGATCTCCTCGCCCAAGAAGGACAGTGAACGGTCGCCGTACCGGCCCTCGCCCACGAATTTCGGCCCGTCACCGCCGGCCTCTTGGCCGGTGGGTGACGTCCCGCCCCCCACCCGCGCGCTCTCCTGCTCCAGTTCACGCATCCGTTCCAGAGTGCTGGCCTCCACCGCGCGGAGAATGTTGTCGATCTCGACGGGCTCCCCGAGGGCGAGGAATTCCATGATCTCGGCGAACCGTGCCACCGGATCGGCCCGCAGATCCTCGTAACGCACCGTCAGCAGATCCGCGTCGGGGAAGCGGTCACTCGACGACTCGGTCCAGCTCCGCACGTTCTCCGGCCACGACCCGATACCGACCCCCGGCGAGAGTGCCGCCATCTGATGGCCTTCCGTGGCGATGAACTCGCGGACGAAGGCGCGGCTTCTCTCCAGCTCGTCGTGCGGTATCGCGGCCATGCGCAGCGAGCTGAGCAGGATGTCCCTCGGGTTGCGCACGAGATAGAGAACCTTGCCGGTCGACCTCCGCAGCACGTCCAGCACCGGTACATCGGCCCTGAGGTGCGTCTTCAGCAGCACCGGTTCCGTCGGCTCCATCGGCGGCAGATCGCCGTAACGCAGCATTCCCTCCAGCACGGGGGTCGTGGCGTACACGTCGTTCCAGACCTTCGGTGCCTCTCCCGTGATGTAGGCGGCCAGCATGCACCTGAGCCAGGTGTTTCCGGCCTTGGGATACGACGCGATCCATCGGATTCCGTTCATACCTACTCCTCTGTGGTCGTTTGCGTCACCGGTCACAGCAGTCATCCCAGACGATCACCAAGCGACCATCAGCTCCGTCAGTCCGTACGCGGGGGTGGTCAGGCGGAACATGTCCTCATGGGCGGGGTCCGCGAGCCTCAGCCCGGGAAAGCGCCGCCACAGGGCGGTGTAGACCGTCCGCAGTTCGAGGCGGGCCAGAGCGGCTCCCAGGCAGTGATGGACGCCGTGCCCGAACGCGACATGCGGGACGGGCTCACGCATGACGTCAAGACGTTCCGGATCCGGCGTCAGGGCGGGGTCACGGTTGGCCGCCGGAAGCGCGCAGATGACGCTCTCCCCCCTCTTGACCACCTGGTCCCCGATGGTGACGTCCTCCATGGCGATGCGGGGTGTCGGGGAATAGGTGACCGTCAGGTAGCGGATCAGCTCGTCGACCGCCCGTTGCGCCGACCGCTCGTCGCCCCGGAACGCGGCGATCTG from Streptomyces sp. NBC_00878 harbors:
- a CDS encoding sulfotransferase domain-containing protein produces the protein MNGIRWIASYPKAGNTWLRCMLAAYITGEAPKVWNDVYATTPVLEGMLRYGDLPPMEPTEPVLLKTHLRADVPVLDVLRRSTGKVLYLVRNPRDILLSSLRMAAIPHDELERSRAFVREFIATEGHQMAALSPGVGIGSWPENVRSWTESSSDRFPDADLLTVRYEDLRADPVARFAEIMEFLALGEPVEIDNILRAVEASTLERMRELEQESARVGGGTSPTGQEAGGDGPKFVGEGRYGDRSLSFLGEEIESAYQDLLHGDSAYAHYAKQYGYAD